The Archocentrus centrarchus isolate MPI-CPG fArcCen1 chromosome 24, fArcCen1, whole genome shotgun sequence DNA segment TTCAGTTGGGTGCgcaaacatttttcattcaaTAAAACCTTAAGGGTAAAATATCTGAGATGTGCCCCCTCCATTCTGATCAAAACTTCAGGAAATCTGGAACAAACTCAAATTCAGATCCACAGCATCAACGTGAGCCTTCTTGTAGTCTTTAAACAGTTCGGTTGAAAGCACCATTTCACAAGACAAACGTGGATATACCGCACTtccgtgtgtgtgcgcatgcaccTGTGCGTGGGCGGGGACGATGCAGGTACTCAGACTGCATTGGTGTTGTTGGCAGTGAATGCATGCAAATTGCCCAGCTGACTAAGGCCACTCTGGATGTGCGCCACATGGATCTCAACGTTATTCTGGAAGCAACTGGAaatatagaagaaaaaaaataatcattctgACTCTGTCCTGTGAGAGCACCAACAATGGCTGAAAAGCAATTTCTTGGAGAagttgataattttaatttttttttttaattataagtaAGATTAGATAAAATTAGTATTTAAGATAACATTTTTAGGGGTTTTTAttggttttaaaaatgaaggTGCTACTTTGGGGTGGTCACATTCAGAAGGGCGCGCCACATGTTTGACTTGGCACAGTTTTTATGCCGGATTCCCCTCCTGACGCAGCCCCAAAGGACGTGTTTCCCCTACCAGGAGCAAACCAGAGATCCTTTGCTTGTTAGGCGACTAAAAACTACTACACTATGTATTTACATTATTTCATCACATATCGTATAAgtcaaatataaacaaatagTACAAAAACACCACAATAGCATatcttaatattattattaattattgtaGAAGAACAACATTATATATTACAAATTCATTATTGTAATATAGGTGCTGCCTCAGTCTGCAGCCCTCCTCAGCCTGAAACCCGTCCAGTTTGGCTGTCCAACTCTGGactttcctctttctttgctCTGATTAATTCTCCACAccctgctgctctgcacagGGAACATCCCGCTTGGTTCTCCACACATCCAGTCATACACTCTGCCACATCCTAATATCCCATCCATGCCCCGTTCAGCCCTGATGTAAATAATTTTTATCTAACTACAGTTCCCTACATATTTATCTGACAATCACATCCAGCTAGCGCTGCCTCATGTTACAGCAGCCttcataacaaaacatgtaaacaataTGTGTTGCTTGGCAACATGCAGCATTTTACATTGATTTCAGTTGGGGTCAAAGTGACTCTGGGATAAGTGGTCATaattttattcctttttatCCCACACACCCCCAAAATTCACTGTATTATCAATAACCCAATTTTAGGAAAAATTCATGAAATATGAGATGAtggtgttttattttaacagagCTACATGAGTTTTAAAGAGTCATAGAcaataaaggagaaaaatatTGATCATTGATCCaattttatcttaaaaaaaaaaaaacagtcactcTTGGTCTCCTGCTAGAAGTGGGTGGAAACACTATGCGGTTGTTTACCTGAGGTTGGAGGGATCAATCGATGCCTTGATGTCATTAAGAGAGTCTGTTAGAGATTTAAACTCAAACGAATTCAGATCCCCTCCATCTGCCAGACACTGAGACATGCCAAGAGAACAGATAAATAAAAGGTAATCAAATCATGAGTCATGGATGCATtatatatattgtattatatattaaaaattagtaATACATGACTGCTGCCAGGCTGAAAATTTATGCATTAAATTTTATCCGAAGTgcttttgcacacacacacaaaaaaaaaaaactccacagaGATCACATCCAGGGTGACATCCTAACATATTCTAATATCATGCTGACACATTTGTGATATAAAAGCAGACAGCGGCAGAGTGTTTATACATCTTTTACCTTAATCTGTAGTAGCAGAGCAGTGAGGCGGGAGATGAGGTGTGTGAGGCTGGGATTTGTCACACTCTGCTGTCCATCCTTCAGGGAGCTGATGCACATTTGCACCATCTGCTGGGCCTCGTCTTCACAACGCCTCCGCAGCTCTGTGGGATGGTCAGCTGGAACCATGCCCTGATCAGGAGCAAGCTTTAAAAGATGCACACTGATGTTTAACATGAGGCTCCTTtactcattttctttaaaaactggTCCTGACtaacaagaaaaacagatgCTGGAATGATCAGATACTGCAAGTATAAAGCAAACTGTAGTTTATAATCATGGATGGGGCTGAGGTGTGTATTTTGACTTACTTCACAGCAGAACTGCTGAACTTCGTGAAGAACCTTGTTCAGATCTTTATTTAGCTGCTCCAGGTCAAGCACGGTGGTAGCATATCGTTTCTGGAAGTCCAGATCAATAGGCATCGAGTACGACTTCTGAagccagaaacacaaacaaagttGAGGTGAGCTTGATGTAGGCATCTCAGAagtatttaatgtgttttaaagtAACTTTTAACTATGACGGCGGTACCAGTTTCTCAGCCTCTGTGTTCATTTCTTTCAAGTGCTTAATGTGCTCTTTTTTGATCATGAGGATTTTGGACAGCCTCGTCTAGTAATGGacagaaaaacaagacaaactgtCAGAACAAAATGTCCCAAGTTTTAGGATGTCATCTTTTAGTTTTCAATTTGACAGGAAGTCCTTACCACTTGGACCAGGAATTTAACAGGAAATCCTCCCAGTGTATCTCCCTCAGCACCGGGCAGTTTGTTCCTCCATGGCGACTGGTTGATAAgagggtcattgtcctgttgtttaaaaaaaggccAGTTAAGTCAACAGTCTTCATGATCAGTCTGTTTTTAGACAGACACAAGAGATACACAGATGTGAGAAAGGCATACAGCAAAGGTGACCCTTCTAAGGGGAAATTTAGCCTGTGTAATTTGCACTTAATCCATGCAGCCATTGTGCCACAAGCCTACCTTGAATCATTTGGTCTATGATTTGTTTAGCTTTGAGGTGTGAAACATATTACAGAAAAACGTTTGGATGATCCCACAAGTGAATACAACATCTAAAAATAATTGTGCATGTCCAGATTACTGTATACTTGATCCGTATAGTGTATggtatgccaaaaaaaaaaaaaaagatctctgAATAACTGGCTGCCTACCAAAGCAGCTATTCAAAAACAACTCAAATGTAGCCAAGTGTGATGGGTCAGCAAATGCACAAAGGCCATTAAATGCAGGTTTAGAGTACCATGTGGACAGGAGTGGTAGCGGACGGATAGGGACCTCTAGGCGGAGTCATGAGGTTCTGCATATAacgtgctgaccgatgtttctGGGCAAAGGCTGAAATGGGCATGGTCTCGTTGGGTTCATTGCTCTGGAAAAGAATTATAATAAGGCATTTAATAATGTGACCTGTGAAATTCCTgtgatacaattttttttccctgagtgGTAAAAACACTGACAGTGAAGCCGTTATCATGACAGCAAGTTAAAGGGTTTACCAGGACTTCATAATCAGGCACCGTGTGTGTTCCCAGGCCACTGCGGTCAAAGGTGACACGATAGGTGGCGGCACTGGTGTCTACTGCATCGATCTGCCCTGTGAACAACCCGTCATGGACCCCTCGGAGACGAGCTGTGGAACAAAGATAAATACATCtgataaaaataatttcttcacacacagATCCAGTTTCATACAGTCGCCATcacaccactgaaaaaaaagagatctGCCTTCTTACAGGCAGAAACAATTACAGACTCCTGTGGAACATTTTTGCTATGAGATctaaatttctttatttctaaATCCATCTAAAGCATAATGACCGAATGCTTTTTACATTTAGTTCTGTTTACGTCCCTACTAAAACAATATTCATCAGCGTCAACATTTAGTGCGTTTATGCTTGCCAAAAAAAGTCAACTCTGATAGAGGACAAAGGTTTAGCTATGACAGCAGACAACCCTTCAAATATGAAGATCATTACAATCACCTCAGTTTCAAGTTGGGTGCCCCAAATTAATATCTGACCAGATGTGAAATATGATCAAAATCAGAACCTCTGTTCTGATTGTGATTGCGTTATGGCGCTGAATAACAGCTGAATAACAGTCTCTTAGGCAAGCTAACATTTGACCGTTTGGATAAACCTGTCATTTAATTTTATCTTTTAGACACTTGTATTAATTTGTGTCATAATTAGTATACGACATCGCAGTGACTTTGACCTCAAACCACCAAAATCAAATCTGTTCATCCTTGAGTGATGGTGGCAAATTTCTAAAAGTTCTCCCCAAACCTCACTGATTGATCATGTTAACAAGTaaaagacagatgaaggaaaaaaaaaaacaatgctccTGTAGTTAAGTTTAGGAAATATCTGTTCagagtaaaaatgtaaaatgggaCACTGCAGCTGTAAAAGTGATAATTATAACCATCTAGCAAGGGCTGTTGAAAATCACGTGTGCTCACTTCAAATCATCTTACCAGTGACTTTGGTTCCTATGATGAGCGGCAGAGGGATTTCATCAGGAAGATCTTTGCAGTTTGACACATCAGTCAGTTTTCTTTGCTGCAGCAGCCGCATTTTCTGCCGTTTCTGCCTCAGTGCTGTTCGCTCTTCAGCAAAGAATGCCGATGAACACCTTATGGGGACGACAGAACACATAAATATAACACAAGTTCTTTTTGTCCTGACACATTTAGCCCATAAGGAAACACTTATGGAAACTACTCCAAATActtgtgtaaagatcacagcgTACCGTCGAGGTTTCCCCATCAGCCTCCGAATTGTACCCCACTCAACTCTTGTCAGCTTTCTTGTTTTCAGGTTGGGGAAAGTCTCCTTGAGACACAGACAGAATTCATTGTCACCCTCAAAAAGAGGCctggaagaaagagaaggaaaatctATTTTTggctgtttattatttttagagaaaagcaaaatattaatttaaaaattactCCATAAAAGCTAATCAGGAAGTCTACAAACAATCTGAAAGTCAAGGCAATTAAACATCATTAGTGTCCTGAGATACTGTAACAGTGTTATACTTTTAATACATACATAAGCAGGCTTTTGTTAAGCACAGAAGATTAACTTCATGACATTTTATGTGTGTCAACTGTAGGTGAGATTCTTGCTATGGACTGAACTCTGCTCTACATAGTTATGAGCTGAACTCAGATCAGTTAAGTGTGGgtagcttttattttgtctcttatttatatatgtttACTCATTTATAATTATTGTCTTCGGGGGTGGGGTGGCGGGGAACAGACTTTACCTGTCAATATTGGAATAAAACCATTCATAGATGCACCATTTGTGAGCTTTGGGTAGTTTCAGCAGGTTTCTTAATCTCAGCCCTATTTTCTGCGAAGCCTTCTTATCTGGTGTCACAATGGTAGAAAATTTCTGTGAAGAAAACCATGAAAACAACAGTCATTTCATAAACAACAATTTTGTAGGTAATTTAAAGAACTCTTTGAGAAAGGATTACACCAGACAAATTTAATCTTTTATCTTCCATTATGAAGGGCTACTGCAGAGATATGACTTTGTACAAATTATTCATACATGAGCCCTGCAAAAAACCCACTATAAAAAACAGTGGCTCGGCATGTGTGACCAAGCAACTAACAAGTCCGAAAGCACAAACTTTAAGCCTCACTTTGACACTATCCCACGGATGCTGGagaatctgtatttttttcctccccattGCAGTGAATCTGTTAACTGTGGCTGACAGATCACGTGCTTCTTGTCCCCaacctgtttttttcttgtacTCTGTTAGTCTTTTTTCATATCAACTTAGATTCCACTTTATGTTGAATCAGATTGAGTGTCAGAGGAAACAATATTCAGCACCCCCATTATCTCAGCCTGAgtgttgctttttatttatttattaaaacagtCATCACTCCTGTGGAAGCACTTTGGAAAGCTGCCCCTTTTCTGCCTTCCTCATTGGACCTTAGACACTATTATGATCTTTAACTGTTTTGCCTTAGGGGGTGTAATGGTGCAGGCTTCTCTATACAATATCGccactttctccatttaacCTTTATATAGAGAAATGGGGGTGTGGCTAAATGCAGATGGTTTGCAAAATAAATCTGACAGTGATTTTGTGTGCAAACTCATTTTTTTGCACAGGGTAACAACATTTCCACATGCATTGTTAAATGAGGGCCACTGTTTCCAACACTAGCTTGGGACCCTTGTTTAGCACAGAACAAACAGCATTATGAGGTTGAGTTACTGGTTTGGTACTTTTAACAATTTTAGTGGCCTCATTGTTTTTAGATATACTCctgatgctgctgcttcacattaaAAGGAAACTCCTAGTTAACCACTGAAAGAATGAAaggtaaaaacactgaaagctaAGGGTTGCTTTTGTTCACCACTGTCTAGGTGACAAGTATGTCAACATGTCAGATGATTTGATGACTTACTTATAAAAGCTAAACACAACTataaaaatgatataaaataCACCAGAAAACACAATTTGCCTGTGAGGAATGTAATTACAGGGCCAACCCAGGCCTAACCAAGGCTCTTGATTCCCTCTTGAACTCCTTTAAGAGGCTACActaataaatattttgtttcagTAAATATTACATGTACACTGTATCTTATGTTCAGTGTGAACAGTGTCAAGTAGAGTATTATAAGGAAAATTAACTGCAATATGCTGCAAAAACCAAATTTTGGACTTTCTACCATAAAGTAGAGCGTCGTTTTTACCTGTGGTGTGGTGGTGACTCTCTGGCTCCTCCGAGGGGATCTGGATGGAAGACGGTGCTGCGGTGGCTCATCTTCATCCCGAAACAAACGGCTTCTCTTTGAACTCCGTGTGGGCTGGAAGAACAAatgtaaattataaatattagCAATAATCTGTAAATAACATTATTGTGTTCTTCATATTAGACTCAGAACTAACAGTAGAAATTCTGGTATGTTGTGGCAGAAATagcatggctaaaaaaaaaacaaaacgtttTTTCAGGAAATATACACAGGTGACAAGGTCACAAGTGATGTGACacacaaaataatcaaaataatcATAATTTCTTCTCCAAAATCAGCAACAACTGCTGCTACTACCCTGATGAACAGTTTAATCACATCATTGAAATGGATAACAAATGATCAATAATCTATTTTAATAGCAGAAGTCCATATGCTAATTCCAATAACATCAAAGAATAAATCAGTTCACAAAACCTTTCAAAGTAATTGCCACATCTGAAAGATAGATTACCGCAGAGAAAGGAATGGACTGTGAACTAGATGGTATTAAGCTAACTGTGTaaacaaaggggggggggggctgatgtACATGGACAAAAACTTGGATTATaaggtggtggaggtggaaaGTGTGACAACTGTGATTGATAACTTATTAAAATTATAACAATTGAAATTTGTAAggacaaatgaaaaatgtaataatcAGCTGTATATATAAAGCACCAGGCTCCAGCATTCAAGTATTTAATCACCAGACAGAAGAAATCTTCTCAACAAATCAAAAGTTATTACCCCGCCCCTGGAGGGGGAATGCAATATTGTTTTTTagtatgtttgtctgtctggttgtttgttaaaaatattaaagcaaaCTACCAGTCGaattcataccaaatttgcacgaaagatggccagtgacccctagatcaACTGATTACATATCTGTAAACATGTGTATCTCTTGGTGTTAGTGGGCTTATAAAATCGAATCATGCAAAAAATTGTAAGGAAGGATTTATGATATGATAGGGCATATATGGGAAGAAAAAGTGATTACTAATTACTAAATAGTGGAAAGGGGGTGGGTTTAAATAAACTTATGCTTCTAagttattaattatattatttattattaatttatcattttctttttcgtTGTACTATTTTAGcatgttcaaaataaataaaataaaatatctgcagCATATACACTACCATTTTTGGCAACCCTCCTGTTTATCCAGGCTTGGAACTGGTACTGGGAGTATACCAGCAGCTTGTGACCCCAGgaggctgggtttgtgtctcctcctggtcttgAACCAGGGATTTTACAAATGTAAGCGAATGTGTTAACTACTACACCATATTTTTCATATTAGGAATTGAAGCATTGTGCTGAACAGATGCTCTTCTACTGCTTTCTTCTTTGCAAGTTTTAAATCTTTCATTGTGTCGCTTACCGTGTCCATTGTGACAGAGGAATGCCGTCCTCTGGTGTTGTGAGTTCGTGGGTAGCTGTTTTTCTCATTCAGAGTGTTGGACAAACTGCCCTCTGTGAGAACACCAAAATATTtatacacaaaaacagcagaaaccgTCCTTAAATAAGTAATTATATCCAAACAAGGCTTTGCTGATATAGAAACAATTACATGAAAACGATAATAGGACTATTATGTAAACTTGGCATTAGAAACTATTACAGAACTTTGATCCAATGAAGGACTCAAGATTCGCGACCAGTGTAAACCAATGCGATCCAAACATAGGTTTAATCACAATCACCGTGAATTTGAGTCAAAGTTCCTGAAGCCCCTAGTCTATctgcaaacagtaaaaaaagaataaatggaaGGAAAGATAAACTGCCTAACCCATACCTTTAAGACTGACGAGTGCCTCTGCTGAGGAGCCTGAGAAAGAGGACAATTTGGGCTACATCACTGTGCAGTATTGaacaaaaaagcataaaaatccCACATAGTAGACAAAATCTAAAATGCTGCAAATCTTTTCATTAGCATGCCACTTTGATAAGAAAGATTATATGCCAATGTTCTCCTTTTAGGTTAAAACTATTTCAGCTGTCAAAAAAATAAGTGAGATGGTGCTTTAAACACTGACAGCAGCCAGGCAGGTGAAAAGGGATTAAAAATAAAGCTAGCGCACTCGGTTAGGCCTTTACCCCAACTGGAGCTGTCAGGCACGGGGTGAAACATCAGCTGTGGACAGATCGTATCAACAAATGAGCCAGGCAAGCTAAGCTATGAActgtaaaataatattatttacATTAGGTACGTCCCCAGCCACTGTTTCAGGTGTAaacaggcaaatgaattggctagTATGCCTTTACAAAATCAATAATGAGACATAACGCCTGACTATAACCAGGGTAAAGGACCGTAAAggaaaatgatgaaagtgtcacggaaaactaaataataataagtcCAGCAAAACAGTTAGCTACTTAGTAGCTAGTGGCGTAACGGCAGTCTTTTTTGCCACTGTTGCTCACGGTCTAAGGTTAGCAGACGTTAGCTCGGGGCTAAGCTAACGTTATTTGTTCACCCAGTTGGGCTAAAGTAACTTGTTCAACTCCAACATTAGCCATGGTTAGCCTCTCATGCTAACAAGCGTTAGCTGACTTGGACAGACCCGGTGTCTGTTTGCGTCTAAAATGGGTTTATGAAGTCCGCGCAGAACCCATGATAGCCATTACATGGTCAGCGATATCAGGTTTTGGCCAGTTACTTGTTTTATCACTGCGGGACTGCTGCTCGTTTACAGTGCAAAACTCCTTCAATTTGTGTTGTTACTCACTCTCGTCTAACAGCTGGTCCATCTCCGCCATCTTGAATTAGCCGCGCCGCTTTTTCAAAGACCTTGTCAAAATGCATTCTGGGTCGGGACTCTATCTGGAGGGCGATTTGAGAAATAAAAACCTCTTAATTTGCTACAACGGCAGCTTGAAAGCCGCTTCCAGACGTTTAATCGTCTAAACAAATAAATCTACTTACTACACATCCAACTTTtccatattaaatgttaaattaaattGCATGGGAATCCGTTTAATATCAAAAACTTGACTCGGAATGGGAGCATAGCAACCGGCCATTGTTTCGTACGCCACAGCAGTCATTTTTAAcgtttatttctcttttaccTTTTAGTCATTGTTGGGAAAGTGGTGCTGCAGGTGCCAGGGTTCTGTTTGAGATGAAATGTTTTCtctgaagtatttttttaaaacatgcagCTATGCTTAAAGCACTTTATTACTGTACACACCTTAAACGACAGCCTGTAAGGCATTATAATTATCTTTGAATGAATAACCAAATATatttcagagatttttttctaaTCTAAACCCCTGTagtaaaacaaataattgacaTCTGTGCAAATGTGCGAGCTTCTCATCTCATAGGATATGCAAGTTCATGTGTTTTTTCAGAAACTTGCACCTTTAATGCAGAAAATCCTGAGGGATTTTTCTTTGCATATTAACTCCCTATTTCTTGTTAACCCATAGTGCCCTAAATAGCAGAGTATTTAAATGGGAAATGAGGCAGTAGAGTTTCTAATGCTTGCATGCACTACCAAATTCAAGCCTTCTTCATCAGGGTTAGAGTACTTCCAGGAGCACTCCTTTGTCAGCAACCCTTTTACTTCTCCAACAAACTGAAAGGAAGCCTTCAGGAAGGAggatcatcttcatcattcacatCTAACGTTTTATTAGGCTTCAGataaagcaagaaaaatacattaaaaaaacaaacaaaaaaaaacggcGGCACTTAGTATGGCCGTTGTATCGTTTTCAGGATGCGTTGCTTACACacagttttttctttccagtGAGGAAGACAGCTAGAGATGCAAACAACGAAAACAAGTATGTACATGTCAAAACGTTTACAGTATCAAGTATATTAGTTATAATTTTACTGCAGATTCATGGCAAATGATTGGTTTGTATGTCTGCAGACTGGATCTTCATAACTCAAAACCTAAACTTGCAGGACTATGTCTTATGAACTACAGGTTTATTAaagaatgcaaaaataaaatcctcCTCCGACAGCATAACAGCACTTTCTGAAGTTATCACCAGACCTCTCTGTGTACTGATATATGCAATATGCTTATGAGAAAGACAGAAGCAGGTATTTAGGTACCTAATGCATTACTAAGGAAGTCTGCCACCTACTAAACCTGGTGAAATCACAATAAAGTGACAAGATTTCCAATGATCCATCGTGAAGGACGGGATAGTGTCACTCCTTTGCCAAACATCTTCGTATGCAGAGAATGAAGCCCAAGCATTTGGAGGCAAcagtggtctttttttttttttcctctgaagaGGGTTCAGACACAGCCCCTCTCACCACAGCGATGTCTGGTAGTTAAACTTGATCTTCAGGAGATACTTCAGGTTTATCTGTGCTACATCATAGACAATGTACCTGAGGGCGAGTGGTTAAGGAAAACAGActgcacacataaaaaaaaataatcagttaGAAATTGTTAAGCTGAAAGCACAAGTACCCCTGTAATTTATTTTGTGATGAAATCTGTTGGGAGATAAGCACAACTTTCAACTGCTGTTGAACTGCTACGGTCTAAAGGAGTCAAATTATTCATGTGTACTGTAGCTGGGTGATCTATATAATGATCAGAAAACTAGAAAGGAAAATTGTAACTATTACAAGATGGGAAGCTATAACTATAAAGCACaagctgtggtcataaaagggtggacgtggtcagcaacaatactcaggtaggctgtggtgtttaaactaTGCTGTTTGTACTAAGGTACCAACATGTGCAAAGGAAATTACACCACCAACATCCTGAACCACtgacacaaggcaggatggagccatgctttcatgccgTTTAtcccaaattctgaccctacaacCCgaatgctgcaccaaaaatcgagactcatcagaccggGCAACGTTTTTATCTTCTACTGTTCAATTTTGGGGAGCCTGTgcgaactgtagcctcagtttcctgttgttaCCTGACTGGAGTGGCAtcctgtgtggtcttctgctgctgtagcccatccgTTTCAAACTTTActgtgtgcattcagagatgcaaGCATGGCCTTTCTTCTCcaacctctggcatcaacacaTTTTCACATTGAGCCActctctggatattttctctctttctgactGTTCTCTGTACAGCctacagatggttgtgtggggaaaatctcagtagatAATCACTTTCTGAAATAATTATTACATATATAACAACAGATTCATATTAGAGGATACTCGTTGTACAGTAGACTTGTGTCATCAATATTAGTGTGGACTCCTTTTCCCAGAGGCACTTGCACCCCATTTAAAGTGACAGTGGCATTTGGATCAGGAGCTGTTCTACCCAAAcctggaataataataataattataattaaacaGTGAATGAAAGTCATAAATACACATTaaatatgtatacacacatacacatacacaaacacacacacacacacacacacacaaatacatagcGTATATACATACGGGTGATCTTCACCAGCGGAACACCACACTACTCTACTCTACTAAGAGTTATAAACAGAGGTGAACCTTTGGTATTGGACTGAATTTTATAACACTGTTGAGAACTATGTGCAAAAGCATGAGTCTAAATTACAGTTGGGGACACAGACGAAACTGTACAACTGAAATATAAAACTTTAAGCACAACATTAGGCATGTAAATGAAATTCCACCAAATTCTTGTCAAACAGCCCTAATAAAATCTGCTGGGAACCAATATGTTTCTCACCTTTAACACTGTGCTTGCCCTTAGGTATTTTTGTGATATGGGAGGCCTTCTTGAGTTCATGCCtgcatcaaataaaaaaaaaggacaatacATTTCTTTACACAATCATGTCAACATTTCAAACGTTGAAATGCATCATTTTTAACTTTACTGTCACTTACATGTTTCCTAGAGCGACTTCAGCGAGCAGAATGAGGCCTACAGGGTCCGACTGGGAGGTGTGACAGTAGTTTGCACTCTTGGACACCATGTCAGCGAAATACACACCTTTGCCAAACATGTAACCAGTCTGGAGAAAATTAAACAGGGCTGCAATGTTACACAGGACTGAATACTATAAACTATGCGTAAAGTAGAGACATTTTCTgttacacaaaacaaaatgaagatgaagTTTTCAAGTTCCCCACAGCTCATCATCAACCTGGCCGCAAGCAACACTCACCACTGGGGCCTCTGGAGGGGCAATACGGAGACCCTGAGACAGAATACCAGCGTAGTTGGTGGCGCGAGAGCCGTGCCACAACAGCTGGCGATTGTGTAGCTCCTCGAAAGGACGGTATCGCTGGTGCTCTCCTTCTCTGACAATTTTGAATatctaaaagaaagaaacacagtcAAATGGCAAACTAATATTCAGAAACTAACTATTAAACAAAGCAGCCACcctgtttaaccctttaacactgggcgatcgccgctgagacacctgttacctgcccttacctgCCATGAACACCTATTTAACACTGAGTGTACCACCGCTGAGACGTCAGATCAAAcgtactttgaattaccgtaattacgcgaccgtttgtcctatcggaagaattcaaacagtttctgaaagctgagaaattgtgcttcacaccCAACAGTTCATTGTATTGTGCAAAGACAATAAAGATATCTTATCTTACATAGGCTTATTTCGGTAATTGTTGGCAGAAGTCTGTGAACGGCGGGACATTTGAAGTACCTTTTGTTGCCGATGACAGGTTTggtattaaagggttaaagccattaaaaaaaaagatatacttGCCTCTTGTACTTCCAGTGTGTACGTGTTGTGTGTAGCAGCATGGGTGTTCTTAACGTACTGCTCGATGATCTCAGCTTCATTTGTGGTCTTGTCTACAACCTGTGAAATGACA contains these protein-coding regions:
- the lin9 gene encoding protein lin-9 homolog — protein: MAEMDQLLDESSSAEALVSLKEGSLSNTLNEKNSYPRTHNTRGRHSSVTMDTPTRSSKRSRLFRDEDEPPQHRLPSRSPRRSQRVTTTPQKFSTIVTPDKKASQKIGLRLRNLLKLPKAHKWCIYEWFYSNIDRPLFEGDNEFCLCLKETFPNLKTRKLTRVEWGTIRRLMGKPRRCSSAFFAEERTALRQKRQKMRLLQQRKLTDVSNCKDLPDEIPLPLIIGTKVTARLRGVHDGLFTGQIDAVDTSAATYRVTFDRSGLGTHTVPDYEVLSNEPNETMPISAFAQKHRSARYMQNLMTPPRGPYPSATTPVHMDNDPLINQSPWRNKLPGAEGDTLGGFPVKFLVQVTRLSKILMIKKEHIKHLKEMNTEAEKLKSYSMPIDLDFQKRYATTVLDLEQLNKDLNKVLHEVQQFCCELAPDQGMVPADHPTELRRRCEDEAQQMVQMCISSLKDGQQSVTNPSLTHLISRLTALLLQIKCLADGGDLNSFEFKSLTDSLNDIKASIDPSNLSCFQNNVEIHVAHIQSGLSQLGNLHAFTANNTNAV